In Cupriavidus taiwanensis, the following are encoded in one genomic region:
- a CDS encoding LPS-assembly lipoprotein LptE, protein MKRLNLGRRKVLAALLAVPATGLLAGCGFHMRGNSDFAFKRLYIGIPPNSLMGADLRRAIRGGSDTQVVADQKEADALLDVLQDTRTKSILSITTEGVVREYRLTQRFTFRLRDPAGKELIAPSQLVLTRDLTYNEANTLAKDYEEQQLYRDMQRDIVQQLMRRLAAVKAI, encoded by the coding sequence ATGAAGCGACTGAACCTGGGACGCCGCAAGGTGCTCGCGGCATTGCTGGCAGTGCCGGCCACCGGCCTGCTGGCCGGCTGCGGCTTCCATATGCGCGGCAACTCGGACTTCGCCTTCAAGCGGCTCTACATCGGCATCCCGCCCAACTCGCTGATGGGCGCGGACCTGCGCCGCGCCATCCGCGGCGGCTCGGACACCCAGGTGGTGGCCGACCAGAAAGAGGCCGACGCGCTGCTGGACGTGCTGCAGGACACCCGCACCAAGAGCATCCTGTCGATCACGACCGAGGGCGTGGTGCGTGAATACCGCCTGACCCAGCGCTTCACCTTCCGCCTGCGCGACCCCGCCGGCAAGGAACTGATCGCGCCGTCGCAACTGGTGCTGACGCGCGACCTGACCTACAACGAAGCCAATACGCTGGCCAAGGACTACGAAGAGCAGCAGCTGTACCGCGACATGCAGCGCGACATCGTGCAGCAGCTGATGCGCCGGCTCGCCGCCGTCAAGGCGATCTGA